One Streptomyces coeruleorubidus DNA segment encodes these proteins:
- a CDS encoding ABC transporter permease yields the protein MMELRKTLAGRIALTAVATIILLFLALPIVVILVTSFSNNAFASFPPETWTLNWYKALFADGSKWPAALSLSALVAALSTVFSLVIGVTAATALVRSELPLRSAVFALVLGPLVIPQIVTALGLFLFFEPAAMLGSPIAIALGHTVLASPIAVLILIATLRGIDERLEDAAASMGAGRLTIARKITFPLAAPGMIAAAIFSFITSFDEFYISQFLSSVDTVTLPVQVYNSLTFEIDPSVTAVSAILIAFAILALGLVALVRWLGSGRQDSLLSVENTVGVANPGGEAV from the coding sequence ATGATGGAACTGCGCAAGACCCTCGCCGGCCGCATCGCCCTGACCGCGGTCGCCACCATCATCCTGCTGTTTTTGGCGCTGCCGATCGTCGTCATCCTCGTCACCTCCTTCAGCAACAACGCCTTCGCCTCCTTCCCCCCGGAGACGTGGACGCTGAACTGGTACAAGGCCCTGTTCGCCGACGGCAGCAAATGGCCGGCCGCACTGTCCCTGTCCGCCCTGGTCGCGGCCCTGAGCACTGTGTTCTCCCTGGTCATCGGGGTCACCGCGGCGACCGCGCTGGTCCGCAGTGAACTGCCGCTGCGCTCGGCGGTGTTCGCCCTGGTCCTGGGACCGCTGGTCATCCCGCAGATCGTCACCGCGCTCGGGCTGTTCCTGTTCTTCGAACCGGCCGCGATGTTGGGCAGCCCCATCGCGATCGCGCTGGGCCACACGGTGCTGGCCTCACCGATCGCGGTGCTGATCCTGATCGCGACCCTGCGCGGCATCGACGAACGCCTCGAGGACGCCGCCGCCAGCATGGGCGCCGGCCGCCTCACGATCGCCCGGAAGATCACCTTCCCGCTCGCTGCGCCGGGCATGATCGCGGCGGCGATCTTCTCCTTCATCACCAGCTTCGACGAGTTCTACATCTCCCAGTTCCTGTCCTCGGTCGACACCGTCACCCTGCCGGTGCAGGTCTACAACTCGCTCACCTTCGAGATCGACCCCAGCGTGACCGCGGTCAGCGCGATCCTCATCGCCTTCGCGATCCTCGCCCTGGGCCTGGTGGCCCTGGTGCGCTGGCTCGGCTCCGGACGGCAGGACTCCCTGCTCTCGGTCGAGAACACCGTCGGTGTCGCCAACCCGGGAGGCGAGGCCGTATGA
- a CDS encoding ABC transporter permease codes for MDRRLLAAASSMGAGKVTIFRRIYLPLVAPGLASAGLLSFILSLGYYITPALMGGPNQTMIATLINQQVTKENQWNGAAAQGVILLVLTLAGLLLVKAVTSLGAGRKKRSA; via the coding sequence GTGGACCGCCGGCTGCTGGCGGCCGCGTCCAGCATGGGCGCGGGCAAGGTGACGATCTTCCGGCGTATCTATCTGCCGCTGGTCGCCCCCGGGCTGGCCAGTGCCGGGCTGCTCAGCTTCATCCTGTCGCTGGGCTACTACATCACCCCGGCCCTGATGGGCGGACCGAACCAGACGATGATCGCCACTCTCATCAACCAGCAGGTCACCAAGGAGAACCAGTGGAACGGAGCGGCCGCCCAGGGCGTCATCCTGCTGGTCCTCACCCTGGCCGGACTGCTGCTGGTCAAGGCCGTGACCTCGCTGGGCGCGGGCCGTAAGAAGAGGAGCGCGTGA
- a CDS encoding ABC transporter permease: MAATLTAGAPARPRKLLASRRTRVGILYALPVVVYLLVLFVYPIFSTLLLSLKDADGAFTLHWYADALTGVNLSVLLTTLRISAETAVLSLVFGFVLAQAITRLKPVLAGLAMLVVVVPHFVSALVRTYGWIIMLGDKGLVNESLTSMSVPGAPFQLLYNELGVVIGTTSMMLPYTVLLLYGVMRGWTAGCWRPRPAWARAR; this comes from the coding sequence ATGGCAGCCACCCTCACCGCGGGCGCTCCCGCCCGCCCCCGCAAACTCCTCGCATCACGCCGGACCCGCGTCGGGATCCTGTACGCGCTCCCCGTCGTCGTGTATCTGCTGGTGCTGTTCGTCTACCCGATCTTTTCCACACTGCTGCTGAGCCTGAAGGACGCCGACGGCGCGTTCACCCTGCACTGGTACGCCGACGCACTGACGGGCGTGAACCTGTCGGTGCTGCTCACCACGCTGCGGATCTCCGCCGAGACGGCGGTGCTGAGCCTGGTGTTCGGCTTCGTCCTGGCCCAGGCGATCACTCGGCTCAAGCCCGTCCTGGCGGGCCTGGCGATGCTGGTCGTGGTCGTCCCGCACTTCGTCTCCGCGCTGGTGCGCACGTACGGCTGGATCATCATGCTCGGTGACAAGGGCCTGGTGAACGAGTCCCTGACCAGCATGTCGGTTCCCGGTGCCCCGTTCCAGCTGCTCTACAACGAGCTGGGTGTGGTCATCGGTACGACGTCGATGATGCTCCCCTACACGGTGCTGCTCCTTTATGGGGTGATGCGCGGGTGGACCGCCGGCTGCTGGCGGCCGCGTCCAGCATGGGCGCGGGCAAGGTGA
- a CDS encoding TOBE domain-containing protein: protein MADFLGAANFLPGRIEQHDGEHTLVRLDNSGDLIKARHHDLASGTRVKVAVQPGRLRACAAGDGFCTGTVENATYVGTLVRAGVRIDGGDGPLLRLEVPAGRGPVAGERVGISADPEDVNLFPTDEQAG from the coding sequence GTGGCGGACTTCCTCGGCGCGGCGAACTTCCTGCCCGGGCGTATCGAGCAGCACGACGGCGAGCACACCCTGGTCCGTCTCGACAACAGTGGTGACCTGATCAAGGCCCGCCATCACGACCTCGCCTCGGGCACCCGGGTCAAGGTCGCCGTCCAGCCCGGCCGGCTGCGGGCCTGTGCCGCCGGCGACGGGTTCTGTACCGGCACGGTGGAGAACGCCACCTACGTCGGCACGCTGGTGCGCGCCGGGGTCCGGATCGACGGTGGTGACGGGCCGCTGCTGCGCCTGGAGGTCCCCGCCGGCCGCGGGCCCGTGGCCGGCGAGCGGGTCGGGATCAGTGCGGACCCCGAGGACGTCAACCTCTTCCCCACCGACGAACAGGCGGGGTGA
- a CDS encoding ABC transporter ATP-binding protein, translated as MAEFGIAAPSVKVAGVKSATATGKALSVVALRKTYGDVVAVDEASMEIAAGEFVTFLGSSGSGKTTTLMMIAGFCEPDSGTITVGGRDVTRLAPQKTGPRFRLPAVPAVPHMTVAENVAFPLTLRGVPKDEIRRRVGETLEIAGLSGFGGRKPRELSGGQQQRVALCRALVYRPPVILMDEPLGALDKKLRDQLQVEIKTIQQELGLTVIYVTHDQEEALVMSDRIAVMRNGLIEQFDTPASCSSGRGRRSWRTSSARRTSCPGVSSSTTASTPWSVSTTVVT; from the coding sequence GTGGCTGAATTCGGTATCGCGGCACCGTCGGTGAAGGTGGCCGGCGTCAAGTCGGCCACGGCGACCGGCAAGGCGCTGTCGGTGGTGGCACTGCGTAAGACGTACGGGGACGTGGTCGCTGTCGACGAGGCGTCGATGGAGATCGCCGCGGGGGAGTTCGTCACCTTCCTCGGCTCCTCCGGGTCGGGCAAGACCACGACGCTGATGATGATCGCCGGGTTCTGCGAACCCGACTCCGGCACCATCACCGTCGGCGGCCGTGACGTCACCCGCCTGGCGCCGCAGAAAACGGGGCCTCGGTTTCGTCTTCCAGCAGTACCTGCTGTTCCGCACATGACTGTCGCGGAGAACGTCGCTTTCCCGCTGACGCTGCGCGGGGTGCCGAAGGACGAGATCCGTCGGCGTGTCGGGGAGACGCTGGAGATCGCGGGCCTGTCCGGGTTCGGGGGCCGTAAGCCGCGTGAGCTGTCCGGTGGTCAGCAGCAGCGTGTGGCGTTGTGCCGGGCGCTGGTCTACCGGCCGCCGGTCATCCTGATGGACGAGCCGCTGGGCGCGCTGGACAAGAAGCTGCGTGACCAGCTGCAGGTGGAGATCAAGACCATCCAGCAGGAACTCGGCCTGACCGTCATCTATGTGACGCACGATCAGGAAGAGGCGCTGGTGATGTCGGACCGTATCGCGGTGATGCGCAACGGTCTGATCGAGCAGTTCGACACCCCCGCGAGCTGTTCGAGCGGCCGAGGACGCCGTTCGTGGCGGACTTCCTCGGCGCGGCGAACTTCCTGCCCGGGCGTATCGAGCAGCACGACGGCGAGCACACCCTGGTCCGTCTCGACAACAGTGGTGACCTGA